Below is a window of Engystomops pustulosus unplaced genomic scaffold, aEngPut4.maternal MAT_SCAFFOLD_177, whole genome shotgun sequence DNA.
ACACTgctcctggtatatactgcccccccccatgtacactgctcctggtatatactgcccccccatgtacactgctcctggtatatactcccccccccccatgtacactgctcctggtatatactgccccccccatgtacactgctccctggtatatactgcccccccccatgtacactgctcctggtatatactgcccccccccatgtacactgctcctggtatatactgcccccccatgtacactgctcctggtatatactgccccccccatgtacactgctcctggtatatactgccccccccccatgtacactgctcctggtatatactgccccccatgtacactgctcctggtatatactgccccccccatgtacactgctcctggtatatactgccccccccatgtacactgctcctggtatatactgccccccccatatacactgctCCTGGTATACACTCCCCCCGGATATGAGACCTGGGGGCAGATGATGTTGCggaggggctggggcacagggtAGACTCTTCATGAGGAGAGGACATTGTGGTAAATGCTGAACATCTCGGGGCCTCGGCCAGGAAGGTGAAGCTCGGGCGCACGTCATGGCTCTTCCAGATGGACGATGACCCGAAGCTGCTGCTggttacacggggggggggggggggcaaggtccATGTTCTGGAGGGTCATCACAAAGCCCGGATCTCCATCCTATGGACAGCGAGCGGCTACAAACCTCAGCATCACCAGAACCGTCAGGAGCCCAAATCCCTACCGAATATTGTGAGGGATCCAGAACGTGTGACCCAACTCATGTCCTGAGGCCAAATACGAACGAAATGCGAGGAAACTTGTGACGTTCCGGGAAGTTATaagatgcctcctcctccttgtgtCTTGTGGCTCCCGATTCCCTCCTGATTCCATGTATGTGGATGTGTACTCAGATATTTGTAGGATTCAGGGTGATGCCGTTGTGTCCTCCATAGTGATGGACCTGATGACGGTCAGCGAGTCCCGGCACATGAGCAGCACGATGGAGAAGATCCGCTCCGAGATGCTGGTGGTAAATGACGTTTACTTCCTGGCCACGCTCCGTCTTCCCTCCAAGGTTGGGGGCGTCCTGTTTGGATTTTACTCTAAGAAGGACAACACCAAGTGGCTGGAGGCGTCTATTGTGGGGAAAGTCAACAAAGGTGAGATGTGCtgagggtagaggatgagggtgcGGAGCTTCCGAGGGTGGGATGAGGGGTGCGGAGCTTCCGAGGGGTGGGATGAGGGGTGCGTAGCTTCCGAGGGGTGGGATGAGGGGTGCGTAGCTTCCGAGGGGTGGGATGCGGCGGAGCATtggagggtagaggacgaggggcgGCGGGGCATcggagggtagaggacgagggggcGGCGGGGCATCGGAGGGTAGAGACGAGGGGGCGGCGGGGCATcggagggtagaggacgagggggcGGCGGGGCATCGGAGGGTAGAGACGAGGGGGCGGCGGGGCATcggagggtagaggacgagggggcGGCGGGGCATCGgaggtagaggacgagggggCGGCGGGGCATcggagggtagaggacgaggggcgGCGGGGCATcggagggtagaggacgaggggcgGCGGGGCATcggagggtagaggacgagggggcGGCGGGGCATcggagggtagaggacgagggggcGCGGGGCATCGgaggtagaggacgagggggCGGCGGGGCATcggagggtagaggacgagggggcGGCGGGGCATcggagggtagaggacgagggggcGGCGGGGCATcggagggtagaggacgagggggcGGCGGGGCATcggagggtagaggacgagggggcGGCGGGGCATcggagggtagaggacgagggggcGGCGGGGCATcggagggtagaggacgagggggcGGCGGGGCATcggagggtagaggacgagggggcGGCGGGGCATcggagggtagaggacgagggggcGGCGGAGCATCGGAGGGTAGAGGCTGAGGGGTCGGAGGAGCATCGGAGGGTAGAGGCTGAGGGGTCGGCGGAGCATCGGAGGGTAGAGGCTGAGGGGTCGGCGGAGCATCGGAGGGTAGAGGCTGAGGGGTCGGCGGAGCATCGGAGGGTAGAGGCTGAGGGGTCGGAGGGGCATCGGAGGGTAGAGGCTGAGGGGTCGGCGGGGCATCGGAGGGTAGAGGCTGAGGGGGTGGCGGGGCATCGGAGGGTAGAGGCTGAGGGGGTGGCGGAGTATcggagggtagaggacgagggggcGGAGGAGCATcggagggtagaggacgagggggcGGAGGAGCATcggagggtagaggacgagggggcGGGAGGAGCATCggagggtagaggatgaggggtggTGTAGAAGGCTTGGCCCTGTGGGTTGAGTACCAGGATGACCTGTCGCGGTGGATGTTTTGCAGTCCTGGTGCGCTACATGCGGGAGGACTCCAAGGTCCACTCTGTGAGCTTACAGAACGCCAACCTGTCTGATGGAAACCCTCACACGGTGATCCTGCGGCTGAGCGGCCTCCGGGGGGACACCCTGAGTCTGGAGCTCTATGTGGACTGTAAGCAGGTGGACACCAGCCTGGGCCTCCCGGAGATGATGATCATCCCACAGTTTGAGGTGGAGTCTGGAGAGATCCGCTCCGGGCACAAGGCGTACCAGAGGCTGCAGGTACAGGGTGCAGGGACAGACTACAAAACTCAAATTCTCAAGTTTCAATTCTTCACAAGTTTCCAGATTTCCGCTTGCTGGCAGTGAATGCATCCAGTTGGGGCTTTGCATTCTGATCTGGCTGGGATCTGGCTCCCTGCTCCTCGCTTTCCTGGACTCCCATTCCTTTTTTCTCCTGGGGATCTGGGTGCCATTCTTCCTCTGTCTCGGCTTCTAAACTCTCCTTTCCCAGGGGTCCTGCTTTCTGCCCTCCCAATTCTCTTCTGCCCTGAAGACAATCTTGCAATTCTGCATTTGTCCTGGGACTCCAgcagtcctcttcctcctctttcctGAGGGCTCcgcctttcctcttcctcctctttcctGAGGGCTCcgcctttcctcttcctcctcttccctggGGAAGCTCcgcctttcctcttcctcctctttcctGGGGAAGCTCcgcctttcctcttcctcctctttcctGGGGAGGCTCcgcctttcctcttcctcctctttcctTGCGAGGCTCAGCCtttccttcttcttctctctGGAGACGCTCTGCCTTTTCTCTTCCTCCGTCTCCTCTCTGGGGACGctccgcctctcctcttcctccctctcctcgctggggacgctccgcctctcctcttcctccctctcctcgctggggacgctccgcctctcctcttcctccctctcctcgctggggacgctccgcctctcctcttcctccctctcctcgctggggacgctccgcctctcctcttcctccctctcctctctggggacgctccgcctctcctcttcctccctctcctctctggggacgctccacctctcctcttcctccctctcctctctggggacgctccgcctctcctcttcctccctctcctctctggggacgctccgcctctcctcttcctccctctcctctctggggacgctccgcctctcctcttcctccctctcctctctggggacgctccgcctctcctcttcctccctctcctctctggggacgctccgcctctcctcttcctccctctcctctctggggacgctccgcctctcctcttcctccctctcctctctggggacgctccgcctctcctcttcctccctctcctctctggggacgctccgcctctcctcttcctccctctcctctctggggacgctccgcctctcctcttcctccctctcctctctggggacgctccgcctctcctcttcctccctctcctctctggggacgctccgcctctcctcttcctccctctcctctctggggacgctccgcctctcctcttcctccctctcctctctggggacgctccgcctctcctcttcctccctctcctctctggggacgctccgcctctcctcttcctccctctcctctctggggacgctccgcctctcctcttcctccctctcctcgctggggacgctccgcctctcctcttcctccctctcctcgctggggacgctccgcctctcctcttcctccctctcctcgctggggacgctccgcctctcctcttcctccctctcctcgctggggacgctccgcctctcctcttcctccctctcctcgctggggacgctccgcctctcctcttcctccctctcctcgctggggacgctccgcctctcctcttcctccctctcctcgctggggacgctccgcctctcctcttcctccctctcctcgctggggacgctccgcctctcctcttcctccctcgccTCTCTGGGGACGctccgcctctcctcttcctccgtcTCCTCGCTGGGGACGctccgcctctcctcttcctccctctcctcgctggggacgctccgcctctcctcttcctcccctctcctcgctggggacgctccgcctctctcttcctccctctcctcgctggggacgctccgcctctcctcttcctccctctcctcgctggggacgctccgcctctcctcttcctccctctcctcgCTGGGGACGCTCccgcctctcctcttcctccctctcctcgctggggacgctccgcctctcctcttcctccctctcctcgctggggacgctccgcctctcctcttcctccctctcctcgctggggacgctccgcctctcctcttcctccctctcctcgctggggacgctccgcctctcctcttcctccctctcctcgctggggacgctccgcctctcctcttcctccctctcctcgctggggacgctccgcctctcctcttcctccctctcctcgctgggacgctccgcctctcctcttcctccctctcctcgctggggacgctccgcctctcctcttcctccctctcctcgctggggacgctccgcctctcctcttcctccctctcctcgctggggacgctccgcctctcctcttcctccctctcctcgctggggacgctccgcctctcctcttcctccctctcctctctggggacgctccgcctctcctcttcctccctctcctcgctggggacgctccgcctctcctcttcctccctctcctcgctggggacgctccgcctctcctcttcctccgtcTCCTCTCAGAGGTCCACCTTCCTGATCTTTACCTGTGCATTTCTTTTCCTTCTGTCTAGGGTTCGGTGGAGTCCATGAAGTTGGTTCTTGGAGGGTCCCTGAGCAGAGTGGGGGCCCTGAGTGAGTGCCCCTTCCAGGATGATGAGTCCATTCACAATACAGGTAGGTGGAGTGATGGGGTTGGGGGCTGCAGACGTGTGATCCCCCATTAAcctctcttcttgtgtcccatcTCAGTGAACGGCGTGGTGAACTCCATCTTGGGTGAGTGTGCACTCCTAGCGCTGGCGCTCCCGTGGGTCTCATAGATGTTACACTCTGACTGTCTCTTCTCAGGGGAGCACACCAAGGCGCTGATCACACAGATGACGCTCTTCAATAAGGTCCTGGCCGAGCTGCGGGAGGACATCCGGGACCAGGTGAGGACCCATGGATCAGCCCAGGATGACGCCCAGTAGACTGTGAGGTCTCTGACCAGACTCTGTGTTTATCTCCAGGTGAAGGAGATGTCCCTCATCCGAAACACCATCATGGAGTGCCAGGTGTGCGGTAAGTACACGGTCACCATACAGGGGATCACCCCCATACTATAGGGGACAGATGGAGAGGACCTGTACAATGCCCCTCCTACTATAGGGGACAGATGGAGAGGACCTGTACAATGCCCCTCCTACTATAGGGGACAGATGGAGAGGACCTGTACAATGCCCCTCCTACTCTAGGGGACAGACGGAGAGGACCTGTACAATGCCCCTCCTACTCTAGGGGACTGATGGAGAGGACCTGTACAATGCCCCTCCTACTATAGGGGACAGATGGAGAGGAACTGTACAATGCCCCTCCTACTCTAGGGGACAGATGGAGAGGACCTGTACAATGCCCCTCCTACTCTAGGGGACAGACGGAGAGGACCTGTACAATGCCCCTCCTACTATAGGGGACAGATGGACAGGACCTGTACAATGCCCCTCCTACTCTAGGGGACAGACGGAGAGGACCTGTACAATGCCCCTCCTACTATAGGGGACAGATGGACAGGACCTGTACAATGCCCCTCCTACTCTAGGGGACAGATGGAGAGGACCTGTACAATGCCCCTCCTACTATAGGGGACTGATGGAGAGGACCTGTACAATGCCCCTCCTACTCTAGGGGACTGATGGAGAGGACCTGTACAATGCCCCTCCTACTATAGGGGACAGATGGAGAGGACCTGTACAATGCCCCTCCTACTGTTGGGCACTATTCACAGAGGGCCCTCCCTTATATAGGGTGACTGATGGTGATGATATTGGGGGCATCTCATGGGGTCGttgtctcctcctcctcgcgcagGTTTCCATGAGCATCGCTCTCGCTGTAACCCTAACCCGTGCTTCCAGGGTGTGGACTGTATGGAGACGTACGAGTACCCCGGGTATCGCTGTGGCCCCTGCCCCCCGGGATCCCATGGTAATGGCACACACTGTGCAGACATAGATGAGGTAAGTACCGGAGGTCGGGGGTCTATGGGGTGCTCGGGGACCACGCGCTGACCCCGCTGTCTCCTGCAGTGCTCTCACGCCAACCCCTGCTTCTCCGGCTCCAAATGCATCAACACATCCCCGGGCTTCCGATGTGACGCCTGCCCCCGGGGCTACAAGGGCAACGCCGTGTCTGGGGTGGGCACCGACTATGCCAAGGCCAGCAAGCAGGTGAGCGGAGGGGACAGGACcccggggggggggcagagagaggaccCTGGGACTGGGGAGGGGGGCAAAGGTAGGACCCCGGTAGTGTAgtgtggtgtggggggggggggtctctgctggGGTCTGACATGTGATCTGCTTCCAGGTTTGCACAGACATTGATGAATGTAATGACGGGAACAATGGCGGCTGCGCAGCGAATTCCATATGTACGAATACAGTGGTGAGTGTGGCCCCGCCCCGGCTCCAGGACCCCTCCACACGTCGCCCTCATTGCACCTTCTCTCCTGCAGGGCTCCTACAAGTGCGGCCCCTGTAAGCCGGGATTCACCGGGAATCAGTCCCTGGGATGTGCACCCAAGAAATCGTGTGCCGGCCCGACCTTCAACCCCTGCCACGCCAACGCGCACTGCGTGTTTGAGAGGAACGGGGACGTCACATGTGCCGTGAGTGGGGTCTTCTCATGTACTGGGGGTCTGCAGCCCCTCCACCCCCCTGATACTTTACTCTTTCTCCTCCCAGTGCAACGTGGGCTGGGCAGGAAACGGTTACACGTGCGGCAGAGACACCGACATCGATGGCTACCCGGACGAGCCCATGCCCTGCATCGACAACAACAAGCACTGCCGCCAGGTAtggagagacccccccccccctgtgctcgGCAGCCCCCCGCTCTGTAGACCCCCTGTGCTCGGGAGCCCCCCCTCTCCCCGCACTGTAGACCCCCTGTGCTCGGGAGCCCCCCATTATCTCTTGCCCCCTGTCGTTCAGGATAACTGCAGATTGACCCCAAACTCGGGTCAGGAGGACGCGGACAATGACGGGATCGGGGACCAGTGTGACGAGGACGCGGATGGGGACGGCATTAAGAACGTGGAGGTAAGGAGGCGCTGGGGTGGGGCACACTCAATGCCGGGGGCTTCTGAGGACCCCCACTCACTGCTCCGCCCCTTCTTCTTTCAGGATAATTGCCGCCTCATCCCCAACAAGGACCAGCAGAACTCCGACACCGACTCGTACGGAGACGCCTGCGACAACTGCCCCAACGTCCCCAACAACGACCAGAGGGACACGGACGCCAACGGGGAGGGGGACGCCTGCGACAACGACATTGATGGGGACGGTGAGGGGTCTGCGGGGTCATGGGAGGGGCGTGGGAGGGGCCACGGGGAGGGGTGTGCTGGGGGCCCAGGGGAGGGGCGTGCTGGGGGCCCAGGGGAGGGGCGTGCTGGGGGCCCAGGGGAGGGGCGTGCTGGGGGCCACGGGGAGGGGCGTGCTGGGGGCCACGGGGAGGGGCGTGCTGGGGGCCACGGGGAGGGGCGTGCTGGGGGCCACGGGGAGGGGCGTGCTGGGGGCCACGGGAGGGGCGTGCTGGGGGCCACGGGGAGGGGCGTGCTGGGGGCCACGGGGAGGGGCGTGCTGGGGGCCACGGGGAGGGGCGTGCTGGGGGCCACGGGGAGGGGCGTGCTGGGGGCCACGGGGAGGGGCGTGCTGGGGGCCACGGggaggggcgtgctgggggtcgTGGGAGGGTCATGTGAGAGCCTGAGTGGAGGGGGCAGGTAtaacctatatacacagcacataccgccctctcctgtgtatagtgtatatataccgccctctcctgtgtatagtgtgtgtatataccgccctctcctgtgtatagtgtgtgtatataccgccctctcctgtgtatagtgtgtgtatataccgccctctcctgtgtatagtgtgtgtatataccgccctctcctgtgtatagtgtgtgtatataccgcccctctcctgtgtatagtgtgtatataccgccctctcctgtgtatagtgtgtatataccgccctctcctgtgtatagtgtgtgtatataccgccctctcctgtgtatagtgtgtgtatataccgccctctcctgtgtatagtgtgtatataccgccctctcctgtgtatagtgtgtataccgccctctcctgtgtatagtgtgtgtatataccgccctctcctgtgtatagtgtgtgtatataccgccctctcctgtgtatagtgtgtatataccgccctctcctgtgtatagtgtgtatataccgccctctcctgtgtatagtgtatatataccgccctctcctgtgtatagtgtatatataccgccctctcctgtgtatagtgtgtgtatataccgccctctcctgtgtatagtgtgtgtatataccgccctctcctgtgtatagtgtgtgtatataccgccctctcctgtgtatagtgtgtgtatataccgctctctcctgtgtatagtgtgtgtatataccgccctctcctgtgtatagtgtgtatataccgccctctcctgtgtatagtgtatatataccgccctctcctgtgtatagtgtgtgtatataccgccctctcctgtgtatagtgtgtgtatataccgccctctcctgtgtatagtgtgtatataccgccctctcctgtgtatagtgtgtatataccgccctctcctgtgtatagtgtgtatatataccgccctctcctgtgtatagtgtgtgtatataccgccctctcctgtgtatagtgtgtgtatataccgccctctcctgtgtatagtgtgtataccgccctctcctgtgtatagtgtgtgtatataccgccctctcctgtgtatagtgtgtgtatataccgccctctcctgtgtatagtgtgtatataccgccctctcctgtgtatagtgtgtatataccgccctctcctgtgtatagtgtgtgtatatactgccctctcctgtgtatagtgtgtatataccgccctctcctgtgtatagtgtgtgtatataccgccctctcctgtgtatagtgtgtgtatataccgccctctcctgtgtatagtgtgtgtatataccgccctctcctgtgtatagtgtatatataccgccctctcctgtgtatagtgtgtatataccgccctctcctgtgtatagtgtgtgtgtatataccgccctctcctgtgtatagtgtgtatataccgccctctcctgtgtatagtgtgtgtatataccgccctctcctgtgtatagtgtgtgtatataccgccctctcctgtgtatagtgtgtatataccgccctctcctgtgtatagtgtgtatataccgccctctcctgtgtatagtgtatatataccgccctctcctgtgtatagtgtgtatataccgccctctcctgtgtatagtgtgtgtatataccgccctctcctgtgtatagtgtatatataccgccctctcctgtgtatagtgtgtatagaccgccctctcctgtgtatagtgtgtgtatataccgccctctcctgtgtatagtgtgtgtatataccgccctctcctgtgtatagtgtatgtatataccgccctctcctgtgtatagtgtgtgtatataccgccctctcctgtgtatagtgtatatataccgccctctcctgtgtatagtgtgtgtatataccgccctctcctgtgtatagtgtgtgtatataccgccctctcctgtgtatagtgtgtgtatataccgccctctcctgtgtatagtgtgtatatataccgccctctcctgtgtatagtgtatatataccgccctctcctgtgtatagtgtgtgtatataccgccctctcctgtgtatagtgtgtgtatataccgccctctcctgtgtatagtgtgtgtatataccgccctctcctgtgtatagtgtgtgtatataccgccctctcctgtgtatagtgtgtgtatataccgccctctcctgtgtatagtgtgtgtatataccgccctctcctgtgtatagtgtgtatataccgccctctcctgtgtatagtgtgtgtatataccgccctctcctgtgtatagtgtgtatataccgcccctctcctgtgtatagtgtgtatataccgccctctcctgtgtatagtgtgtataccgccctctcctgtgtatagtgtgtatatataccgcccctctcctgtgtatagtgtgtatataccgccctctcctgtgtatagtgtgtatataccgccctctcctgtgtatagtgtgtatataccgccctctcctgtgtatagtgtgtatataccgccctctcctgtgtatagtgtgtatatactgccctctcctgtgtatagtgtgtatatataccgcccctctcctgtgtatagtgtgtatataccgccctctcctgtgtatagtgtgtatataccgccctctcctgtgtatagtgtgtatatactgccctctcctgtgtatagtgtgtatataccgccctctcctgtgtatagtgtgtatataccgccctctcctgtgtatagtgtgtgtataccgccctctcctgtgtatagtgtgtatataccgccctctcctgtgtatagtgtgtgtatataccgctctctcctgtgtatagtgtgtatataccgcccctctcctgtgtatagtgtgtatataccgccctctcctgtgtatagtgtgtgtataccgccctctcctgtgtatagtgtgtatataccgccctctcctgtgtatagtgtgtgtatataccgctctctcctgtgtatagtgtgtatataccgccctctcctgtgtatagtgtgtatataccgccctctcctgtgtatagtgtgtgtataccgccctctcctgtgtatagtgtgtatataccgccctctcctgtgtatagtgtgtgtatataccgccctctcctgtgtatagtgtgtatataccgcccctctcctgtgtatagtgtgtgtatataccgccctctcctgtgtatagtgtgtatataccgccctctcctgtgtatagtgtgtgtatataccgccctctcctgtgtatagtgtgtatataccgccctctcctgtgtatagtgtgtgtatataccgccctctcctgtgtatagtgtgtatataccgcccctctcctgtgtatagtgtgtatataccgccctctcctgtgtatagtgtgtgtatatactgccctctcctgtgtatagtgtgtatataccgccctctcctgtgtatagtgtgtgtataccgccctctcctgtgtatagtgtgtgtatataccgcccctctcctgtgtatagtgtgtatataccgccctctcctgtgtatagtgtatatataccgccctctcctgtgtatagtgtgtgtatataccgccctctcctgtgtatagtgtgtgtatataccgccctctcctgtgtatagtgtgtgtatataccgccctctcctgtgtatagtgtgtatataccgccctctcctgtgtatagtgtgtgtatataccgccctctcctgtgtatagtgtgtgtatataccgccctctcctgtgtatagtgtgtatataccgcccctctcctgtgtatagtgtgtgtatataccgccctctcctgtgtatagtgtgtatataccgcccctctcctgtgtatagtgtgtatataccgccctctcctgtgtatagtgtgtatataccgccctctcctgtgtatagtgtgtatatactgccctctcctgtgtatagtgtgtatataccgccctctcctgtgtatagtgtgtatatactgccctctcctgtgtatagtgtgtatataccgccctctcctgtgtatagtgtgtgtataccgccctctcctgtgtatagtgtgtatataccgccctctcctgtgtatagtgtgtgtatataccgctctctcctgtgtatagtgtgtgtatataccgccctctcctgtgtatagtgtgtatataccgccctctcctgtgtatagtgtgtgtatataccgccctctcctgtgtatagtgtgtgtatataccgccctctcctgtgtatagtgtgtatataccgccctctcctgtgtatagtgtgtgtatataccgccctctcctgtgtatagtgtgtgtatataccgctctctcctgtgtatagtgtgtgtatataccgccctctcctgtgtatagtgtgtatataccgcccctctcctgtgtatagtgtgtatataccgccctctcctgtgtatagtgtatgtatataccgccctctcctgtgtatagtgtgtgtatataccgccctctcctgtgtatagtgtgtatataccgccctctcctgtgtatagtgtgtatataccgccctctcctgtgtatagtgtgtgtatataccgccctctcctgtgtatagtgtgtgtatataccgccctctcctgtgtatagtgtgtgtatataccgccctctcctgtgtatagtgtgtatataccgccctctcctgtgtatagtgtgtatataccgccctctcctgtgtatagtgtgtgtatataccgccctctcctgtgtatagtgtgtatataccgcccctctcctgtgtatagtgtgtgtatataccgccctctcctgtgtatagtgtgtatatac
It encodes the following:
- the THBS3 gene encoding thrombospondin-3, which encodes MDLMTVSESRHMSSTMEKIRSEMLVVNDVYFLATLRLPSKVGGVLFGFYSKKDNTKWLEASIVGKVNKVLVRYMREDSKVHSVSLQNANLSDGNPHTVILRLSGLRGDTLSLELYVDCKQVDTSLGLPEMMIIPQFEVESGEIRSGHKAYQRLQGSVESMKLVLGGSLSRVGALSECPFQDDESIHNTVNGVVNSILGEHTKALITQMTLFNKVLAELREDIRDQVKEMSLIRNTIMECQVCGFHEHRSRCNPNPCFQGVDCMETYEYPGYRCGPCPPGSHGNGTHCADIDECSHANPCFSGSKCINTSPGFRCDACPRGYKGNAVSGVGTDYAKASKQVCTDIDECNDGNNGGCAANSICTNTVGSYKCGPCKPGFTGNQSLGCAPKKSCAGPTFNPCHANAHCVFERNGDVTCACNVGWAGNGYTCGRDTDIDGYPDEPMPCIDNNKHCRQDNCRLTPNSGQEDADNDGIGDQCDEDADGDGIKNVEDNCRLIPNKDQQNSDTDSYGDACDNCPNVPNNDQRDTDANGEGDACDNDIDGDGIPNMLDNCAKVPNPLQTDRDLDGVGDACDSCPETSNPTQSDADSDLVGDMCDTNQDRDGDGHQDTKDNCPDVPNSSQLDSDNDGIGDECDQDDDNDGVPDYIPPGPDNCRLIHNPNQKDTDGDGIGDVCEIDFDNDSVADSQDVCPESAEVTLTDFRAYQTVILDPEGDAQIDPNWVVLNQGMEIVQTMNSDPGLAVGYTAFNGVDFEGTFHVNTVTDDDYAGFIFSYQDSASFYVVMWKQTEQTYWQATPFRAVAEPGLQLKAVKSKTGPGENMRNALWHTGNTPEHVRLLWKDPRNVGWKDKTSYRWHLTHRPQVGYIRVKLYEGADLVADSGVIIDTTMRGGRLGVFCFSQENIIWSNLQYRCNDTIPEDFEPYRRILMEGRE